ATGCTACTTGAGTACTGCAGATCATTTATGTACAATACAAAAAGTAACGGACCTAAAACAGAGCCTTGTGGCACACCAACATTAATGTTCTGAGTTGGAGAAGAATAACCATTTACATATACATACTGCTTACGATTTTGTAGATAACTTTTAAACCATTCTAAAGCGATACCTCTaacaccataaaaacttaatttGTGTAAAAGAATATCATGGCTTATACAATCGAATGCTTTAGAAAGATCTAAAAAGACACCAATAACaaactcctttttctcaaaTGCCTGTGCAATTCTATCACAAAAGTCAAGGAGAGCCATATACGTTGAGTACCCAGGTCTAAATCCAAATTGTTTGGGATATAAAATCCTAGCAtgacacaaataaaaaagaagacgTTTATGTACGAGTTTTTCGAATAGCTTGGAAAAAAACAGATAGAATAGAGATTGGTCTGTAATTTGATATACTAAAAGTATCACCTTTCTTATAAATTGGTATAACTTTAGCAACTTTTAATGATGTGGGAAATACACCTTGTTCAAGAGATAGATTAAGGATACTGCACAGTGGTTTGGCAAGATTTTGAATAGATTGCTTTAACACATAAGAATCAATTTCATCACAGCCTGGACTCTTGTTATTTTTAAATGTTAAAACAACATCAAATAATTCTTTTGGCTTTAtaggtttcatgaaaaaagaagcagaagacTTTCTAAAACACAAGTAATCATTGAATTTTCTGGATGTATTCGGTATCTTATCTACTATATCGGATCCAATAAACCtgaagtaatcattaaacaaattaacaatttcTTGAGGATCAGATATGTCCTTATCATTGTGTTGAAGATGTATATATTGCACTTTGTCCCttgttttattcaaaatatcatttattataCGCCATGTCCCTTTCATATCCTTACGTACTTTATCAAAGCGGCTTTTATAATAACGTTTCTTTTGTTGACGAATACAACGGGAAACTATGTTTCTGTATTGGGTATAAACCGATTTCCTATAATCTGTTGGGTTCTTCATGTATTTAcgatacaaaatatgtttttttctgCACATTCTTTTCAATTCTTTTGTAAACCATGgatttacatctttttttttatacaatacTTCTTTCTGAGGGAAACATTCATCATAAACAGTAGACAGTTTAGTcataaaaatatcaaatcttCCGTCAACATCATTACTTTCATTTATATCGTTCCATTCTACAGATTGTAATAAACTATTGAATCTATTAATACTATTATCATCTACAAAACGTTTACATAAATTAAATTGGGAACATTTATCTTTTTGATGATTGACAATTGCAAATACACTTAAATGATCACTAACATCATTTACAAGAATACcacttttaaaaatattttcaacattgtTAGTGAATATATTGTCAATGAGAGTAGCCGTCTCTTGAGTTATCCTTGTCGGGTTTAGAATCAGTGGAATACAAGAAAAAGATGTTAAAAGATCAATAAAACTATGGACATGCTGAGTGGTGGCCAAAAGATCTATGTTAAAATCACCTACAATAAAACACTGTTTATTTTCACAACTTATTGCACTTAGCGGTTTTTCCAATGCAGATAAAAAGTCATATACACTTTGCCCAGGTGGCctataaacaataacaaaaataatattacCTGCTTTAAAAGATACTTCTATAAATATGGTTTCTATGCATGAATCAAAAACTTCTAAATCTTTGCGCCGTTTACTCCGTAAATCTTGTCTTATCAAACATCCAACCCCACCCCCACGTTTATCATTTCTCCCACTTCCAAAAAACGTATAATTTGGTATATGAATAGAATCAACATCTGTTAACCAGGTTTCTGACAATGCTATACATGAAAATTGGCAAGAAATACTGGCAATAATGCTGCAAAGGTTATCGAAGTTTTTCTTCACACTTCTGCAATTGAAATGTACCATTGACAAAACATTGTTGTTTTCTGCACAAATGTTATTCATCAAGTCGTTAAAATCATTTGGAAGAATATAATTCACATTATCAAGAGTCATATATTCACTAGAAATGCTTTCGTCTTCATGACCATTCAATATACACGCGTCACAATCTGAGTTGGAGGTATTTAATACAGTTTGCCTACGACATGTAGTACACAATTTGGACAAAggaaacatacacatacacggGGTTATAATtactttcacaaaaatacattaaataaagctgcatatacatgcatatcaaaTATCAACTGAAATATCAACTGAAGGCTGTAAAGTCGCTTCGATCAAAGTGCGCGTTTATTTTGACTGCAGTTGAATTTGAAAGCCTTCCTTTCTTGTTGCAAGGACGCACCAAAATATTAATTTACTTTACAGTACATGCAATAATCGTGTGAACTGGTTAATGTCTCAAGAATTTAGATTGGACAGATACCCATCTGAAAACTTGTGTCTGTTGAGCGCTAAGTTAATGTTAAAGTTACTGTTCCTACGTAATTCTTATACTGCGTCCGTCCTCTTGTGATATAAAAATACACGTGCACATCCTTTTCCCTACAAAACGTTTTAAAAATTTCATCACATGGTCTATAAATTGTAGACACAAACCCGGGACATAAATCCAAGAAAATCCCTTTCTCAACCCGCCTACTCCCTCTGCACCTAATGGAATAGTCTCGGGTACAAAAGTTTACAGCTGGCCTCTGCAGCACAATATCGTATTCAATTGATCTTGGCAgtcttcattcatttcaatatacCACGAAGTGGTAGCTGTATGAAAAACGCTGTGGCATCGACCGCTAAACCCCTGTCTCTCCCAACCCCTGTCTCTCTCAGGCCTAAACGAAGAGCTTCGTGTCGACCTTGTGACGTCACATCATGTCCAAGACTAAAGGTAAGACGGACATGATCACTGTCTGTGCTATGGACCCTCGAATTGTCACTGTGCATTTGTTGTGGTACCCGgattgtgatatacatgtattggcatgtgatatacatgtacagttcgacctcgattatccggccatgtcgagaccggcgctcatccggataagcgaattggccggacatgggagacacaatgttcaTGTATacagctgccgtccaagctgccgtcccagtgcactggcagctaggcaggtagcgtaccccgcaacggtggtgtaatctatgctagcctgcgcaaaattgaagtcccttcttcacaaaaataaagtatatctttgtGTGAAAATCGTACAtattttacctcattagatattgagaaacctatcatgcatatcttatgaaattagtggaatagatccatgaaagtcactgtttttctcaatttttggatgaaaaaatagtccttcactgcgtgaacgcgtccggataataaaGATTtacggataaaaggaggccggataatcgaggtcgaactgtattagCATTTTATCGACTCCATGAATTAACATTACAAAGGTCTGTGCATAGCATCTTCACTTCGCAAGTCTTTATACTATTTTGACTGAACGCCAACGTTTTATATTATGTCGTCATATTTTCTGGAAATTGCACGtctttattttatgttattatCATCTGCTTATCATAacgctctttcagaaagaacaatatcaaataaaaacaaaacaaaaaatgtaaccCATTAATTGGCAGGGCTGTggtattcaaattcaaattcaaactttattttcactttttccaacAGATACAAGAAACAATATGATAAATTTGACATGCGAGTCGTTGAGAATATACTGTACATAGCCAGACGGGGATAagaacatgttcatgtctacatgatcagtacaaaaagaaacatacactgtataattaTACTCTcaggcccgaattctcaaaggtggaataactttattacaccgcttattccgccgacttattacgcctcttatgcaaatcaggccctcgtgacgtaaaatgacgcgatttattccccgaaatctattctcaaaggtggaataacttattctCCGGAATAGGAGtagaggtacccactcaaaagactatgcttgtatcATGTGGGTGCCTCCGAGGGAAAGGGGGAATAAGGTGGGGGTGAAAAGCTTTAAATTacaaaagggctttttacacttgtaaatttttgcttagtcccgtaccaacggtgggtgtaagggggggggggggggggcttagccccaccgttggtacgggactatccttagtccactttctgtttacactcgtttttgccaaagtgggctagccccaccgataatcccgtactatctggccctgcaaaatagcagggttagcaccgcaattgcggtgccaagcaagtgagtgtaaacagaacgaaaaaataatcctgggctaagcgacggagacgaagtccgacccccactgaccaatcagaaacgaggtaatcaagtgctgccggtgcgtgcgtgtacgtgtacagtgcacagcgtaatcatgaatattcatgtggtttggaaagtaccggactaagaaatacgagtgtaacaAGGTCTATTTTCTCCTAAGCCccggacaagagcttagtacgggactaattggcgagtgtaaaaagctgaaaaaattggaacgggactaacgatagtcctgggtcagagaaagtacggggttaagaaacgcaagtgtaaaaagggctaaagagtgcgggaaactgggaaagtcgggaatagaaaaaaaaaagaaagcaaaagtgtgaaaaaagggaacaaaaaataggaagaagaggaagagaaagagagagagagaattattttgaagcataCACCAAGGGCcaaagcccacagagacaattAGCCAAGCGTCTTTGAGAGTGATACAGTGATATAACGAATACATTTGGACACTTTACAACATTGCAATCCTTTTTATTTCCTAGCACGTTCAATCGAAGAGTCTCATGTGTTGTAGAGACAATTTCATCTAATGCTTTAATGATTCGGTACATTTCCTTGCACTTTCTTTGCTTGATAGGTAAGCTGTGCGGCCTGTGCCATAAGTTTGCGAAAGGAGAAGAGTATCAATTTTTAAACCCGAATTGGCCTGATTTCCCAAACGTAGTTCAAAACTGGTCTATGGAAAAGGCAAATGTCGAAAATGTTAACTACACATCGCAAACATCAACAGACGTCCAATTAAATAAAGATGCTCTCAGAAACGTGAAACATTATAAAAGGCATGCCTATTTTACTTCGCCTGACAATCGGATCAACGGATGCTTAAGAATAGAGACAGCCACTTATATTATTTTTAGCTCATTTTCTACCAATGAATCcttcaaattttgaattcaaattttgaaactGAGCAgatttttctctgtctgtcaGCGCATGCTGTCCCCGACATTAGCGGCGACAAAGTGGTTCGGGGccgcaaaaagaaaaagtaaatatCGAGCCATGATACATACcttaaatatatattatatatatagtggtATCAATAGGCTAAGACTAAACATGGCGCGGTGGTGCAAGAGACTTACAttggcaacacacacacacacacacacacacacacacacacacatatatatatatatatatatatatatatatattattttgcaAACTTCAACCATTATACTTTGGCTGTGATTTCAGGTCTCCTACAACGAATTGAGGATGGAGAGACGGTTATCTGTGCCGAGGGCTACATTTTCGCTTTCGAGCGTCTTGGCTACCTAAAGGCCGGTCCCTTCACCCCCGAGGTAGTAGTGGAACATCCCGACATGGTCAAGCAGATGTACCGCGATTTTGTGCACGCCGGAAGTGAAGTTGTACAAGCATTTACTGTAAGGGACTACTTAATAATATACTAATCTTGCCCATTGTATTATAGAGGTTGTAAATGAATATGATAACAGATTAATTTTGGACGCGACTTTCCTGCAAATAACGTTGAAGTCATAAAAATTACTGATAACGTGAAGTACTAATGGTTATAAAGATAACTATCCATAAAGTTGGAGTAAGTATTCCACTCACATGGAAACAAACAagttctaataaaaaaaaatgagacccaccttttataagaacCACTCTGAtttactttgttgttttgttttgttttgtagggttttttgtttgttttttgatatctcggtcGTTTCAAAACAAGTtaccatcaaataaactttgaatacctctcTTGCAGAAATTTATGCTCTCTaatatttcacaagtggtttctaatcatctctcAGAAAATTAAAATCTCAATTCCCCatcccaaccaaaactataccatccctttaaagttggACTgaactcatatatatatatatatatatatatatatatatatatagagagagagagagagagagagagagagagagagagagagagagaattgtccacgtgttggcgtTATAAtgtcatcaaaaacaaaactgaaacaaagttcatgctgtattcactgACAGTTAAGGTTACAGCAAAGTTATGTTTGGTgtgccgaaataaactgttggtgaatacaaCATGACATGTTTTCGATAATATACTtaacacatatatacataagttCAGGATACTGTTCTGAACTCAAAACTACACTGTAAGATATCATGTGTCTACATTCTTTCCACcaatgaatattttcaaaaacaatGTGTCTATGCCCAGAAGCCATGCAGGAAGTGCTTTATATGCTTACTTTACTGACAGGTGATTTGTTATGCTTTCACGTTATTGGCCAACTCGAAGTAATGTTCGTATTGAAAGTTGCCCATCGGTGTTCTGACCATTACACCTGTGTGTCGCAATATATAGTATTACGGCAATCGACACAAGATGAACATCGTCGGACGCCTGAACGACCTCGAGAACCAGAACCGACTCGCCCTCCGGATGGCCCGCGAGGTCGCCGACGAGACAGGGACGCTGATGTGTGGCGACATCTCCAACACGTTCGTCTACAAACCCGACGACGACGAAGCGAGACGGGAGACGGCGGACATGTTCAGAGTGAGCATGAGGGTCCACAAATCTTATGTTCATGTGTctgattgtttatttgtttgtgttcatgtgtttgtttcGTCGattgttttcttgctttttctttatcattcaggGACCGAGGGAGGTATGCGTATTACGTAGTGATCACTATTATAATTTTCTTAGCTAAAATAGTAGAGGCAGCGGAACTTTATTAAAGGGGATGATTGACCGTTAACCCCTTCGGCATGTAGCGCcgtcaccctcccccccccccccgaaaaaaaaacaacaaagcacTTAAAAATCATGTGCTTGCGTCGCAACAGGCGAGGGCATTTTTCGACGATAGAGGCGTCGAACTTGGCCTTATCATACATATCAACACCATAGAGTCAGACCACACGTCACCTACCCCAATGTGACCTCAGTGcgatggttaaaaaaaaaactatacaaaATAGACAATGCAAATAGCTGTTTTTATCGAATACATGTACAGCGTATAGAACGGTGGGGGTGCTGTTGCACAGTGGATACGACTCCCGACTCGCAATGGgcttcgattcccgcccagtgcttacgtccttggacaaggtGTGTTACGCACCATTTTCGACCCCGGGGAAtaaaatgggtacctggcaactcTAGGGTCCTAATAATGGGCCCTCTGGCAGAACAGTGGCATCACTGAAGAGGCTACTTTGGATAGATatgaccttattattattattattgttattattattattgttattattattattattattattattattattattattattattattattattattattattattattatcatcatcatcattattattattattaatattactactactactattattattattattattactattattattgttgttttaagAAAAACGTGCACATGAGTTATATGTGTTTAAATGATTAAGACAATATTGATTTCGTACACTTTCtgacaaacaaagagaaagcaAATGCTTTTCAAATGGCAAATGTTTCTATCACAGGAACAGATAGAATGGGCGGTTGAAGAGAAAGCCGATTTCATCGTGGGTGAGACATTTGGCTATTTTGGAGAGGCGCTCCTAGCTACCGAGGCCATCAAAGAGCATGGTAAAGGTGAGTGCCATCATCTGAAAGGgaaaattctttttgttttaccaaGTTAAAATAACAATTGCTTTAAGCTCAAGCGTAAATACAGTGACGAAAGCTTTATGACGTTTCGACAAAAATAAGAGCGTTGCGGATATTGGTCACATATAGGGATAACAATCGCATATGCAAATTAAAGAAGGTTACTGATGTAGTGTGATTtatccttttctctctctctctctctctctcccttttttctttttgtctaccCGCTGCAGGTCTGCCGGCCGTCGTAACTCTCTCGTCCCATCCGAAGCGGAACGCTGAGGGCAAACTATGCACCATCGACGGGGTAGAGTTTAACGAAGCGCTGCGCAGGCTCGCCGCCGCTGGAGCGGACGTCGTGGGCTTTAACTGCACGCAAGGTCCTGAAACTATTATGACTCTTGTAGAGAGTGCCCTCAACGACGGTATAAAGGTAACTCCATAATCATCATGCCTTGTGTTATTATAATTTATCACCTGTATAAAGTCTGAAATTACAAAGTGTAGAAAAATGCGCGTTAAGCTGGCTTTGTCAAAATAATCTTTACAGTTTTCTAGCTCTTAATTCCTTTCTTTGTAATGATGTGGGGCATATCACCCTAAAGTCTTACATCATCTGACGAA
The sequence above is drawn from the Diadema setosum chromosome 19, eeDiaSeto1, whole genome shotgun sequence genome and encodes:
- the LOC140242959 gene encoding betaine--homocysteine S-methyltransferase 1-like, with the translated sequence MSKTKGLLQRIEDGETVICAEGYIFAFERLGYLKAGPFTPEVVVEHPDMVKQMYRDFVHAGSEVVQAFTYYGNRHKMNIVGRLNDLENQNRLALRMAREVADETGTLMCGDISNTFVYKPDDDEARRETADMFREQIEWAVEEKADFIVGETFGYFGEALLATEAIKEHGKGLPAVVTLSSHPKRNAEGKLCTIDGVEFNEALRRLAAAGADVVGFNCTQGPETIMTLVESALNDGIKTPLAVLPVTYRTTKEYPSFSSIPDPKTGDRAFPADLNCLLSSRRDIAEFAERCAQLKIPYVGLCCGNAPHYTRTLAETLGRKPEASKYSPDMTMHGWYGSKKGVVNSHYTDTRQNILGKNF